A DNA window from Flavobacteriales bacterium contains the following coding sequences:
- the ung gene encoding uracil-DNA glycosylase, whose protein sequence is MKPTIESSWYELLKEDLDAPYFNALREFLVKEKQSQTIYPPGSLIFNAFDHTPVSNVKAVILGQDPYHGENQAHGLCFSVNDGVRFPPSLQNIFKELHADLGIGKPTSGNLTNWADQGVLLINATLTVRAQSPGSHQGKGWEKFTDEVIRKLSDEREKLVFLLWGRFAHNKEVLINKEKGHLILKAPHPSPLSAYSGFFGCKHFSKTNDFLRSNCMAPINWELNTQ, encoded by the coding sequence ATGAAACCTACGATTGAATCTAGTTGGTACGAATTGTTGAAGGAAGATTTAGATGCACCATACTTTAATGCGCTGCGCGAGTTTCTTGTAAAGGAAAAACAATCGCAGACAATTTATCCTCCAGGTTCATTGATCTTCAATGCTTTCGACCACACTCCTGTATCGAATGTGAAAGCCGTCATCCTTGGGCAAGATCCATATCACGGAGAAAACCAAGCCCACGGACTATGTTTTTCGGTCAATGATGGTGTTCGCTTCCCTCCTTCTCTTCAGAATATTTTCAAGGAACTGCATGCTGATCTCGGAATTGGCAAACCAACTTCGGGTAACTTGACAAATTGGGCAGACCAAGGCGTGTTGCTTATTAACGCCACGCTAACTGTGCGTGCTCAGAGTCCAGGTTCGCATCAGGGAAAAGGCTGGGAAAAGTTTACCGATGAAGTGATACGGAAACTTTCGGATGAACGCGAAAAGTTGGTATTTCTACTTTGGGGGAGATTTGCTCACAATAAAGAAGTGTTGATCAACAAGGAAAAAGGCCATTTGATTCTGAAAGCGCCTCATCCATCACCATTATCCGCCTATTCGGGATTTTTCGGCTGTAAGCATTTCTCCAAAACGAACGATTTCCTTCGTTCTAATTGCATGGCGCCTATTAACTGGGAATTGAACACACAATGA
- a CDS encoding OsmC family protein: MTTSHVIYIGELSTEATHLKSLSKISTDAPTDNNGLGRTFSPTDLLATALASCMLTIIGIRANESNLDITGTNASVTKMMSSNPRKVSEIQIEMEIIDRGLSETQKKVLEKAATTCPVALSLSDELRQTVSFRYKKLSL; this comes from the coding sequence ATGACCACATCTCATGTCATTTATATTGGTGAGCTGAGCACCGAAGCCACACACCTGAAAAGTTTGTCCAAGATAAGTACGGATGCTCCAACTGATAACAACGGTTTGGGCAGAACGTTCTCACCCACCGATTTATTGGCCACGGCATTGGCCAGTTGCATGCTTACCATTATTGGAATCCGTGCCAATGAGTCAAATCTAGACATCACTGGAACTAACGCGAGCGTGACCAAAATGATGTCTTCGAACCCAAGAAAGGTCTCTGAAATTCAAATTGAAATGGAAATAATCGATAGAGGACTTTCCGAAACTCAGAAGAAAGTGCTCGAAAAAGCGGCTACAACTTGTCCTGTTGCTCTCAGTCTCAGCGATGAGCTAAGACAGACCGTCTCTTTCAGATATAAGAAATTGTCTCTTTAG
- the lipA gene encoding lipoyl synthase, with translation MMSELKTEEPEKRAPKPKWLRVKLPTGKEYQKVRGLVEEHKLHTICQSGNCPNMGECWGAGTATFMILGNVCTRSCGFCSVSTGRPEEADIAEPYKVAQSIKLMEVKHAVITSVDRDDLEDGGSEIWAATVRAVRKHSPGTTMETLIPDFRGEWHNLQRLIEVAPEIVSHNLETVRRLTRQVRIQAKYDRSLEVLKRLKDAGLKTKSGVMLGLGETRDEVIETMEDLRSVGVDILTLGQYLQPTKQHLPVVEFITPEQFKEYETLGLSMGFRFVESGPLVRSSYHAEKHLF, from the coding sequence ATGATGAGCGAATTGAAGACCGAAGAGCCTGAGAAAAGAGCGCCCAAACCGAAATGGTTGCGGGTCAAATTGCCAACTGGAAAAGAATATCAGAAAGTAAGAGGCTTGGTTGAAGAACATAAACTTCACACCATTTGCCAAAGTGGAAATTGCCCGAATATGGGCGAATGTTGGGGTGCAGGCACTGCTACGTTCATGATTTTGGGAAATGTCTGTACACGTTCGTGTGGATTCTGCTCGGTAAGCACTGGGAGACCTGAAGAAGCTGATATTGCCGAACCTTACAAGGTGGCTCAAAGCATTAAGTTGATGGAAGTGAAGCACGCGGTGATTACTTCTGTAGATAGAGATGATCTTGAAGATGGAGGTTCCGAAATTTGGGCCGCAACAGTTCGGGCTGTGCGGAAGCACAGTCCAGGAACAACCATGGAGACCTTGATTCCGGATTTCCGTGGCGAATGGCATAACCTGCAGCGCTTAATTGAAGTGGCACCAGAAATTGTATCACACAATTTGGAGACGGTTCGGAGATTGACCAGACAAGTTCGTATTCAAGCTAAATACGATAGAAGTTTAGAAGTTCTCAAGCGATTGAAAGACGCAGGGCTTAAAACCAAATCCGGTGTCATGCTTGGATTGGGTGAAACCCGAGATGAGGTGATTGAAACAATGGAAGACCTTCGGAGTGTTGGTGTTGATATCCTTACTCTTGGCCAGTATCTGCAACCGACCAAGCAGCATCTTCCAGTGGTGGAATTCATTACACCAGAGCAGTTTAAGGAATATGAAACTCTAGGGCTTTCCATGGGTTTTAGGTTCGTTGAAAGCGGTCCATTGGTCAGGTCTTCATATCATGCCGAGAAGCATTTGTTCTGA